The following coding sequences lie in one Borreliella spielmanii genomic window:
- a CDS encoding S2/P23 family protein, producing the protein MSLKKFILTVIILFLAKNIFSKNEINIFENSNYIVKENIKTRVKKLKQSFLLASVDIAVSQPYMELVDWNGDLIKELVGISYSFINAFSKIGSSAIISFDLSNEASKRYKIIKLEFLSPDKGNFINNLSSLTSGNQKSKKELSKDAYSFGTLKTDSLSKTIAEYYKNNNWYYILAAITVENNINKETKKYEIRINPKIYNDFQKKLRLYYKSNQVKKFPIPIIE; encoded by the coding sequence ATGAGCCTTAAAAAATTTATTTTAACTGTGATAATTCTCTTTCTAGCTAAAAATATTTTTTCTAAAAACGAAATTAATATCTTTGAAAATAGCAATTATATTGTAAAAGAAAATATAAAAACAAGAGTTAAAAAACTAAAACAAAGTTTTTTGCTTGCATCTGTTGATATTGCCGTTAGTCAGCCTTACATGGAATTAGTAGATTGGAATGGAGACTTAATAAAAGAGCTTGTTGGGATTAGCTATTCATTTATAAATGCATTTTCAAAAATTGGATCTTCTGCTATTATTTCGTTTGACCTATCAAATGAAGCTTCTAAAAGATATAAAATCATAAAATTAGAATTTTTAAGTCCAGATAAAGGTAATTTCATTAATAATCTAAGCAGCCTCACCAGTGGAAATCAAAAATCAAAAAAAGAGCTCTCAAAAGACGCTTATTCATTTGGCACATTAAAAACTGACTCTCTCTCAAAAACAATTGCAGAATATTACAAAAATAACAACTGGTATTATATTTTGGCAGCAATAACAGTAGAAAATAATATAAATAAAGAAACTAAAAAATATGAAATTAGAATTAACCCTAAAATATATAATGATTTTCAAAAAAAATTAAGATTATATTATAAAAGCAATCAAGTAAAAAAATTCCCAATACCAATTATAGAATAA
- the alr gene encoding alanine racemase, whose amino-acid sequence MYNNKTMSSNKTITINLNNLEHNLNLIKNKIGEKEIVATLKGDAYGHGLINIFKFFKAKKINYFGLSNIEDAKTLKKIDKSTKILMYIKVDKKEIKNLIKLELLPFVADFEYLFLIEKECALQKKKIKVHLKIDVGMNRYGIKIDSALEIATYIQNSKFLELEGVCSHLPTTENFKITQKQIEQFLFFLETLKQKNINPKFIHISNSGHIINYKLNPQFNMVRPGLILYGYYPSLKNKKTTLNFKPVLNLFSKVVFIKNVKKGEKISYSGTFQAKEDMQIGIIPIGYFDGIPQNINNNFYFLINNKKCKIRGKVCMNLTIVEIPKDLKVETGLKVEIVSEKLSIDEMSKFSKRSPYELLCNIGKYENRKYLD is encoded by the coding sequence ATGTATAATAATAAAACAATGAGTAGCAATAAAACAATAACAATAAATTTAAATAATTTGGAACATAACTTAAATTTAATTAAAAATAAAATTGGTGAAAAAGAAATAGTGGCTACCTTAAAAGGCGACGCATATGGTCACGGACTCATAAATATCTTTAAATTTTTTAAAGCAAAAAAAATAAATTACTTTGGACTTTCTAATATTGAAGATGCCAAAACACTTAAAAAGATTGATAAAAGTACAAAAATATTAATGTATATTAAAGTAGATAAAAAAGAAATTAAAAATTTAATTAAACTTGAGTTATTACCATTTGTTGCTGATTTTGAATATTTATTTTTAATAGAAAAAGAATGTGCATTGCAAAAAAAGAAAATAAAAGTTCACTTAAAAATTGATGTTGGCATGAATAGATATGGAATAAAAATAGACAGCGCCCTTGAAATAGCCACATACATTCAAAACTCAAAATTTCTAGAACTAGAGGGGGTCTGCTCACATCTCCCAACAACAGAAAACTTTAAAATAACACAAAAACAAATAGAGCAATTCTTATTTTTTTTAGAAACACTTAAACAAAAAAATATAAATCCAAAATTTATTCATATTTCTAATTCAGGACACATTATCAACTACAAATTAAATCCACAATTTAATATGGTAAGACCAGGTCTTATTCTTTACGGTTATTATCCCTCACTAAAAAACAAAAAAACTACTCTAAATTTTAAACCTGTATTAAACTTATTTTCAAAAGTAGTATTTATCAAAAATGTAAAAAAGGGTGAAAAAATTTCATATTCAGGTACATTTCAAGCCAAAGAGGATATGCAAATAGGAATTATTCCAATCGGATATTTTGATGGAATACCTCAAAATATAAACAATAATTTTTATTTTTTAATAAATAATAAAAAATGTAAAATAAGGGGAAAGGTTTGCATGAATCTAACAATAGTAGAAATTCCTAAAGACTTAAAAGTTGAAACGGGTTTAAAAGTAGAAATTGTATCAGAAAAATTAAGTATAGATGAAATGAGTAAATTTTCTAAAAGAAGTCCTTACGAATTACTATGCAATATAGGAAAATATGAAAACAGAAAATACTTAGATTAA